A window of Strigops habroptila isolate Jane chromosome 5, bStrHab1.2.pri, whole genome shotgun sequence contains these coding sequences:
- the LOC115608743 gene encoding shugoshin 2-like isoform X1, translating into METWCAAGLVPAFPGGTAGRRKHPPSRHHSAGRGEARGGPPAVAVAFKNRLAGRAAPSPFRLLRQPEGQPPAARRGSPRHPAAMASREASETSFFSLSGVRERMREKKKGALKTAKLNASLASKIKTKIINNSSTIKVSLKHNNKALALALNAMKANAQRLTQEKTILQKEVEQCHFQNAVLRHKLSFLDNALKELENIMAAVKTARLSEFHTSSAPLWNGQKSSITEDSWADDIADGQLVRATGMPMRVPISKPCDGCSSTGVQTSSLDLQSPASNEPLEVVPVASKDTLPPQPAEKPQSPQEKNEKVTEVMEAQEAFLGSCIFGEVFCTTKQNPNSLPALSLESHSLSHEGDEIAKHLLDRLSQGYVTQRRKYYSLVTTSTPSSGVDVFPPVSSTQAAEWCIRKDSSSSSKSNTEPQLKSPSSLVSPTQTTVTPNRKSLGKEIFCDQPQDKETGCGVEMDPRYSRVPEFVPVKVKTEGNCKTGKKKTVKKASMGKKKTNTIKKNGESSPDRPQGEESAQNTKKLHQPKVATCPSESEVSEMRQKACTEAFDKNTGCGVEQHSCFPDEVFLSRKTYVVNPAQLHSLESSDLLQQVKKDATFEIQHRESLSKSPVCTFSSLEVPPEDSSLQNSLFLRKETSSACALQEDSNVSTKSIRQKTNRKTRIIRQKGDSEEENLPNSEKTPEAKAEEQPKRSQTSRKKSVRKGSCHDQRNEVDVFGLCIDVQGVAKESTKDLQGNLKCSRKTYVVSPLDLAGNLGCVQTDFEDSDIVPPRSLPGSKASRIPRVQRMVAAQSNKKQTEGLQEKGQAKVDDNNMNISEKESYPKPKPRRGNTTSRPPETDSLARQSDGANVLIGSSAELASKQTALTRKFSCIMDLLPDPDAYLEEQMANNLMDLSHSLKSSSVAYSAASPVSSWLTDASVSKSLSTEGNRMPEKSSVWLESSLISKEKTAEEIPGERSQVEPSSQSSPSQEPATRPLQDLTNASALSFSSSEGVSRRSSKRKREPGSYKEPKLNSKLRQGDPFTNTEFLHNLPNKTKKKKTAKATEIIKKIKKEKE; encoded by the exons ATGGAGACTTGGTGCGCGGCGGGTCTCGTCCCTGCTTTCCCCGGTGGCACAGCGGGCAGGCGCAAACACCCGCCATCCCGCCACCATTCCGCAGGGCGGGGCGAGGCGAGGGGCGGGCCGCCGGCCGTGGCGGTTGCATTCAAAAATCGCCTGGCGGGCAGAGCGGCTCCTTCCCCCTTTCGCCTGCTCCGGCAGCCTGAGGGGCAGCCGCCCGCCGCCCGGCGGGGCTCGCCGCGCCACCCCGCAG CTATGGCATCTCGGGAGGCGTCCGAAACATCCTTCTTCAGCCTGAGTGGTGTAAGAGAGCGCATGCgggagaagaaaaagggtgCCTTGAAGACGGCGAAGTTGAATGCCTCGCTCGCATcgaaaatcaaaaccaaaatcatta ACAACTCCTCCACTATTAAAGTCTCCCTAAAGCACAACAATAAAGCGCTGGCCCTGGCCCTCAATGCGATGAAAGCCAATGCACAACGGCTCACCCAGGAGAAGACCATCTTACAGAAGGAGGTAGAGCAGTGCCACTTCCAGAATGCGGTGCTGCGGCACAAGCTCTCCTTCCTG GATAACGCCTTGAAAGAACTCGAAAACATTATGGCTGCAGTTAAGACAGCTCGGCTGTCTGAG ttcCATACAAGTTCTGCACCCTTGTGGAATGGCCAGAAGAGCAGCATAACTGAAGATAGCTGGGCCGATGATATTGCAGATGGTcagcttgtgag GGCTACAGGGATGCCAATGAGGGTGCCCATTTCCAAGCCGTGTGATGGTTGCAGTTCCACAGGAGTACAGACATCCTCACTAGATCTTCAGAGTCCTGCTTCTAATGAGCCCCTGGAAGTTGTGCCTGTTGCCTCCAAAGACACTTTGCCACCACAGCCTGCTGAGAAGCCTCAGTCCCCTcaggaaaagaatgagaagGTGACTGAAGTAATGGAAGCACAAGAGGCTTTTCTTGGTTCTTGCATCTTTGGAG AGGTCTTTTGCACCaccaaacaaaatcccaacAGTTTGCCAGCACTTTCCTTGGAAAGTCATTCTCTTTCACATGAGGGCGATGAGATTGCAAAACATTTGTTGGATCGTCTCTCACAAGGGTACGTTACTCAGAGGAGAAAGTATTACAGCCTGGTTACAACAAGCACTCCATCTTCTGGCGTGGATGTCTTCCCACCTGTCAGTTCCACTCAGGCAGCTGAATGGTGTATCAGaaaggacagcagcagctccagcaagaGCAACACGGAGCCACAGCTGAAATCTCCCAGCTCCCTGGTTTCACCTACTCAAACCACTGTTACTCCTAATAGAAAATCTTTGGGCAAAGAGATTTTCTGTGATCAGCCACAGGATAAAGAAACTGGGTGTGGGGTTGAAATGGACCCCAGATATAGCCGAGTCCCTGAGTTTGTTCCTGTGAAGGTTAAAACCGAAGGTAATTGTAAAACTGGCAAgaaaaaaactgttaaaaaagcaagtatgggaaaaaagaaaacaaacacaattaaaaaaaatggagaaagtaGTCCTGATAGACCTCAAGGTGAAGAGAGTGctcaaaatacaaagaagcTTCATCAGCCAAAAGTTGCAACATGTCCTAGTGAGTCTGAAGTTTCTGAGATGAGGCAGAAGGCTTGCACGGAGGCTTTTGACAAAAACACAGGCTGTGGCGTGGAGCAACATTCCTGCTTTCCTGATGAAGTCttcctttccagaaaaacaTATGTGGTGAATCCAGCACAGCTGCACAGTCTTGAAAGTAGTGACTTACTGCAACAGGTTAAGAAGGATGCTACTTTTGAGATCCAGCATAGAGAGAGCTTGTCAAAAAGCCCAGTCTGTACCTTCTCAAGTCTTGAAGTTCCCCCAGAGGATTCCAGTCTACAAAATTCACTTTTCTTGAGGAAAGAGACCTCAAGTGCCTGTGCTTTGCAAGAGGACTCAAATGTGAGCACAAAGAGCATCAGAcagaaaaccaacagaaaaactAGAATAATTAGGCAAAAAGGTGACTCTGAGGAGGAGAATCTGCCAAACAGTGAGAAAACACCAGAGGCCAAAGCTGAAGAACAGCCTAAAAGAAGCCAGACAAGCAGGAAGAAGTCTGTCAGGAAAGGCAGTTGTCATGATCAGAGAAATGAAGTCGATGTTTTTGGCCTATGTATAGATGTTCAAGGAGTAGCTAAGGAGAGCACAAAGGATTTACAAGGTAATCTTAAATGTAGCAGGAAAACTTACGTTGTCAGTCCTTTGGATCTTGCAGGAAACTTGGGTTGTGTCCAGACAGATTTTGAAGACAGTGACATTGTACCTCCCAGGTCTCTTCCTGGGAGCAAAGCTAGCAGAATCCCCAGAGTTCAGAGGATGGTAGCTGCTCAGAGCAATAAAAAACAGACAGAGGGCCTTCAAGAAAAGGGGCAAGCTAAAGTTGATGACAACAACatgaacatttcagaaaaagagtCCTATCCCAAACCAAAGCCTCGGAGGGGGAATACAACCTCTAGACCTCCAGAGACTGATTCCCTGGCCAGACAAAGTGATGGTGCCAACGTGCTTATTGGAAGTTCAGCAGAACTTGCATCCAAGCAAACTGCCCTGACAAGGAAGTTTTCCTGCATTATGGATCTTCTGCCTGATCCAGATGCCTACCTGGAGGAGCAGATGGCAAATAATCTTATGGACCTTTCACACAGTCTTAAATCCTCCTCTGTGGCCTATTCTGCAGCTTCACCTGTCAGCTCCTGGCTTACAGATGCATCAGTTTCCAAGAGCTTAAGTACTGAGGGCAACAGAATGCCTGAGAAATCCTCTGTTTGGCTGGAAAGCTCCCTGATATCTAAAGAAAAGACTGCAGAGGAAATACCTGGGGAAAGAAGCCAGGTGGAGCCAAGTTCTCAGAGCTCACCTTCACAGGAACCTG CGACCAGGCCACTGCAGGACTTGACCAATGCCAGCGCTTTGTCTTTCTCTAGCTCGGAAGGAGTGTCAAGGCGCTCATCCAAGCGAAAACGGGAGCCAGGCTCCTACAAAGAGCCAAAACTCAACAG CAAACTGAGGCAGGGTGACCCATTTACAAACACGGAGTTCCTCCACAACCttcccaacaaaaccaaaaagaagaaaactgcaaaagccACGGAAATTATcaagaagataaaaaaggagaaagaatag
- the LOC115608743 gene encoding uncharacterized protein LOC115608743 isoform X2, which yields MPRSHRKSKPKSLDNALKELENIMAAVKTARLSEFHTSSAPLWNGQKSSITEDSWADDIADGQLVRATGMPMRVPISKPCDGCSSTGVQTSSLDLQSPASNEPLEVVPVASKDTLPPQPAEKPQSPQEKNEKVTEVMEAQEAFLGSCIFGEVFCTTKQNPNSLPALSLESHSLSHEGDEIAKHLLDRLSQGYVTQRRKYYSLVTTSTPSSGVDVFPPVSSTQAAEWCIRKDSSSSSKSNTEPQLKSPSSLVSPTQTTVTPNRKSLGKEIFCDQPQDKETGCGVEMDPRYSRVPEFVPVKVKTEGNCKTGKKKTVKKASMGKKKTNTIKKNGESSPDRPQGEESAQNTKKLHQPKVATCPSESEVSEMRQKACTEAFDKNTGCGVEQHSCFPDEVFLSRKTYVVNPAQLHSLESSDLLQQVKKDATFEIQHRESLSKSPVCTFSSLEVPPEDSSLQNSLFLRKETSSACALQEDSNVSTKSIRQKTNRKTRIIRQKGDSEEENLPNSEKTPEAKAEEQPKRSQTSRKKSVRKGSCHDQRNEVDVFGLCIDVQGVAKESTKDLQGNLKCSRKTYVVSPLDLAGNLGCVQTDFEDSDIVPPRSLPGSKASRIPRVQRMVAAQSNKKQTEGLQEKGQAKVDDNNMNISEKESYPKPKPRRGNTTSRPPETDSLARQSDGANVLIGSSAELASKQTALTRKFSCIMDLLPDPDAYLEEQMANNLMDLSHSLKSSSVAYSAASPVSSWLTDASVSKSLSTEGNRMPEKSSVWLESSLISKEKTAEEIPGERSQVEPSSQSSPSQEPATRPLQDLTNASALSFSSSEGVSRRSSKRKREPGSYKEPKLNSKLRQGDPFTNTEFLHNLPNKTKKKKTAKATEIIKKIKKEKE from the exons ATGCCTCGCTCGCATcgaaaatcaaaaccaaaatcatta GATAACGCCTTGAAAGAACTCGAAAACATTATGGCTGCAGTTAAGACAGCTCGGCTGTCTGAG ttcCATACAAGTTCTGCACCCTTGTGGAATGGCCAGAAGAGCAGCATAACTGAAGATAGCTGGGCCGATGATATTGCAGATGGTcagcttgtgag GGCTACAGGGATGCCAATGAGGGTGCCCATTTCCAAGCCGTGTGATGGTTGCAGTTCCACAGGAGTACAGACATCCTCACTAGATCTTCAGAGTCCTGCTTCTAATGAGCCCCTGGAAGTTGTGCCTGTTGCCTCCAAAGACACTTTGCCACCACAGCCTGCTGAGAAGCCTCAGTCCCCTcaggaaaagaatgagaagGTGACTGAAGTAATGGAAGCACAAGAGGCTTTTCTTGGTTCTTGCATCTTTGGAG AGGTCTTTTGCACCaccaaacaaaatcccaacAGTTTGCCAGCACTTTCCTTGGAAAGTCATTCTCTTTCACATGAGGGCGATGAGATTGCAAAACATTTGTTGGATCGTCTCTCACAAGGGTACGTTACTCAGAGGAGAAAGTATTACAGCCTGGTTACAACAAGCACTCCATCTTCTGGCGTGGATGTCTTCCCACCTGTCAGTTCCACTCAGGCAGCTGAATGGTGTATCAGaaaggacagcagcagctccagcaagaGCAACACGGAGCCACAGCTGAAATCTCCCAGCTCCCTGGTTTCACCTACTCAAACCACTGTTACTCCTAATAGAAAATCTTTGGGCAAAGAGATTTTCTGTGATCAGCCACAGGATAAAGAAACTGGGTGTGGGGTTGAAATGGACCCCAGATATAGCCGAGTCCCTGAGTTTGTTCCTGTGAAGGTTAAAACCGAAGGTAATTGTAAAACTGGCAAgaaaaaaactgttaaaaaagcaagtatgggaaaaaagaaaacaaacacaattaaaaaaaatggagaaagtaGTCCTGATAGACCTCAAGGTGAAGAGAGTGctcaaaatacaaagaagcTTCATCAGCCAAAAGTTGCAACATGTCCTAGTGAGTCTGAAGTTTCTGAGATGAGGCAGAAGGCTTGCACGGAGGCTTTTGACAAAAACACAGGCTGTGGCGTGGAGCAACATTCCTGCTTTCCTGATGAAGTCttcctttccagaaaaacaTATGTGGTGAATCCAGCACAGCTGCACAGTCTTGAAAGTAGTGACTTACTGCAACAGGTTAAGAAGGATGCTACTTTTGAGATCCAGCATAGAGAGAGCTTGTCAAAAAGCCCAGTCTGTACCTTCTCAAGTCTTGAAGTTCCCCCAGAGGATTCCAGTCTACAAAATTCACTTTTCTTGAGGAAAGAGACCTCAAGTGCCTGTGCTTTGCAAGAGGACTCAAATGTGAGCACAAAGAGCATCAGAcagaaaaccaacagaaaaactAGAATAATTAGGCAAAAAGGTGACTCTGAGGAGGAGAATCTGCCAAACAGTGAGAAAACACCAGAGGCCAAAGCTGAAGAACAGCCTAAAAGAAGCCAGACAAGCAGGAAGAAGTCTGTCAGGAAAGGCAGTTGTCATGATCAGAGAAATGAAGTCGATGTTTTTGGCCTATGTATAGATGTTCAAGGAGTAGCTAAGGAGAGCACAAAGGATTTACAAGGTAATCTTAAATGTAGCAGGAAAACTTACGTTGTCAGTCCTTTGGATCTTGCAGGAAACTTGGGTTGTGTCCAGACAGATTTTGAAGACAGTGACATTGTACCTCCCAGGTCTCTTCCTGGGAGCAAAGCTAGCAGAATCCCCAGAGTTCAGAGGATGGTAGCTGCTCAGAGCAATAAAAAACAGACAGAGGGCCTTCAAGAAAAGGGGCAAGCTAAAGTTGATGACAACAACatgaacatttcagaaaaagagtCCTATCCCAAACCAAAGCCTCGGAGGGGGAATACAACCTCTAGACCTCCAGAGACTGATTCCCTGGCCAGACAAAGTGATGGTGCCAACGTGCTTATTGGAAGTTCAGCAGAACTTGCATCCAAGCAAACTGCCCTGACAAGGAAGTTTTCCTGCATTATGGATCTTCTGCCTGATCCAGATGCCTACCTGGAGGAGCAGATGGCAAATAATCTTATGGACCTTTCACACAGTCTTAAATCCTCCTCTGTGGCCTATTCTGCAGCTTCACCTGTCAGCTCCTGGCTTACAGATGCATCAGTTTCCAAGAGCTTAAGTACTGAGGGCAACAGAATGCCTGAGAAATCCTCTGTTTGGCTGGAAAGCTCCCTGATATCTAAAGAAAAGACTGCAGAGGAAATACCTGGGGAAAGAAGCCAGGTGGAGCCAAGTTCTCAGAGCTCACCTTCACAGGAACCTG CGACCAGGCCACTGCAGGACTTGACCAATGCCAGCGCTTTGTCTTTCTCTAGCTCGGAAGGAGTGTCAAGGCGCTCATCCAAGCGAAAACGGGAGCCAGGCTCCTACAAAGAGCCAAAACTCAACAG CAAACTGAGGCAGGGTGACCCATTTACAAACACGGAGTTCCTCCACAACCttcccaacaaaaccaaaaagaagaaaactgcaaaagccACGGAAATTATcaagaagataaaaaaggagaaagaatag